The genome window TGATATATATTTTAATACTTATGAGCCTTTGGCTGAGTGTGAGTATGCTTATAGTAGCGCTTTAGATGGAGTTAATAAAAGTGCAATTGTAGTAGCTGAGGCTGGATTTGGCGTTGGGTTGAATTTCTTTTGTACTATTGCAAAGTTTAAAAGCTTAAATAAAAAGAGTCTTCACTATATTGCAGTTGAAAAGTATCCATTTAGCAAAGATGAATTAGCTAGTATTTATGAGCAATTCGGGCTTGATAGTGCTATTTATAAAGAGTTTTTAGATAGTTATCATATCGTGCCAAATTCGCTTTTGCGTATATATTTATTAAATCATACAATTATTCTTGATTTATATTTTGGTGATATTTTAGAATTTTTAGACGAGTGCGAGTTTAGGGCTGATGTTTGGTATTTAGATGGTTTTGCTCCAAGTAAAAATCCACAAATGTGGAGTGAGGAGTTTTTATCAAATTTAGCTTGTTACTCTTATAAAGATACAATTATTAGAAGTTTTAGTTGTGCTAGAGTTGTTCGTGATAGACTTAGTCAAAATGGATTTGAAGTTGGCAAACTAAAGGGTTATCATAAAAAGCGAGAGATGTTACAAGCTATTTGCATAGAGCCAAAATCTAGGATAAAAAAGCAAATTTGGTTTGATTTACCAATAGTTACAAACCCAAAAACTATCTTAATAATTGGTGCTGGAATTTCTGGACTAGCTATTGCTACTTTATTTAAAGAGGCTGGATTTAATGTAGTAGTAGCTGAGTCCAATGAGAAGGCCGCACAAGGTGCAAGCTCAAATTTAGCTGGAATTTGCGCTCCACTTATTACTCAACCTGGCGTAGCTTTGGGTGATATGCATATGAGTAGTTTTTTGCTCTCTAGGCAATTTTATAAGCAATTTGGTGGTGATTTTGTAGATTTTTGTGGGTGTGATGAGTATTTAGTAAATGATAAAATGCTGAGTAAATTCAACCACGATAGCAAGTTTTTTAGTATCAGTAATGATATTTATCCTAAAGCAAATATTGATTTAGCTATGCAAATTCAGCCTCAAAATCTCTGCTTTGCATTGGCAAAAAATCTTGAGATTTATTATGGATATGAGCATAAATCGCTCAAACAGCTAGAAAGTTGTTATGAGGTGAATTTTAGCAATTTAAAGACAATTAAAGCCGATGTAGTAATATTTGCTAATGGCAATAGGGCAAAAGAGCTTTTTATAAGTGAATTTAGCGATGCATATATGCAGCTTAGCTCGGTGCGTGGGCAGACTACTTTAGTTGATGAGTTTATGAGTCTTAATAGACCACTAAGTGCTAGAGGATATATCACAAAGGCTATTCATGGGGTGCAATTAGTAGGAGCTAGCTACGCACGAAGCGATGATGATGCTTTGCCTCGTAGTAGTGATGATGATGAAAATATAGCTTTAGTAGATGAATTTTTAAGTAATAAAAAGCCAAATATAATTGGTTCTAATGTTGGATTTAGAGGTTATAGCGGCGATAGATTCCCTATAATTGGCGGGATTCATAATGCTAGTGAATATATAAAAATATATAATTCGCTTTTATGGACAAAAAATAAACCTTCTAATAAATCTCCAGTTTATTATCAAAATTTATTAATATCTGCTGCTCATGGCTCTCGTGGGCTTAGTACATCAATTTTGGGTGCAAATATCTTGCTTGATATGGTTTTGGGTCGTCAAATTTGTGTTAAAAAAAGTACTATTGATGCATTAAATCCATCTAGATTTATAATTAGAAAGCTGAAAAAGGGCTTAGTAAAATCAAGTAGCTAAAATAGTAAGCTAATTTAATAATAAATTTGGTTAGAATTAGCAAAACTATAAAAAAGGTGAGAAAATGCATTGGCAAGATACGCAAATAGCAGTTGTAGAACATGGTGGTAGATTTTTTGCTTTAAATGGCTGGAATGATGAGTATTTTGATAGATGTTGGGAGTGTTCTAGTAAAGATGGCAAAAAATTTGATAGTATTGTCGGTGATGAAACATATAGAATTTGGCATGATGAAAATGGCGTAAGACTTGAACCTAATTGTTTTGGAGCAAAAGAGAGTGCTGAGTATATGTATAAGGTTTTAGTACCATACTCTGGAGCGGCAAATAGTTTAAGTGGTGAGATTTTGCGTGCAGTTTTATGCATTGAAAATAAAGAATCAAGAATAGATGGTGCTATTAAATTTTTAGAAAATCATATAGATGATAGTGCTACTTTAGAGCTTTTAGAATTTATAAAAAATGGCGATGATTCGAAATTTGCTGAATTAAAAAGTAGAATTGAAAGCGATATATATTCTAAGTTTTTAGCAAATGAATTTATAGATAATTATGAAGATTTTGAGGATTTGGCAGATTAATCTGCCAAATTTCTATGACCATGGCAAACTAGCACTTAACTCATCAAAATCGCTTTCATATTTTGATTTTAGTGAGTTTATGTAGTTTTGGTTTTTATTCATTAAAGTAGCTAATTCCGCTTCTAATGTGTTTATAAATTTAGTGATAAATGTTGAATTTCCAGTAAATTCACTCTCAAACTCATAGTAGCTTAGCTCATTTAATATTCTCTCATTTATCTCACTAAGTCTAGGATAATATAGACTAAATGCAAGTGGATCAGACTCATAATCTTGACTACTTTTTTCACACTTTTGAGCAATGAAATTTACACTTAGCCTAATTGCATTTTGATAGTTTGCACTAACTTTTATAAATACTCTTTCAAAAAATAGCCCTAAATTTGCAAATTTAGCTAAAAATAGAGTCTCAATATGGCTTATAAATAAAGAGTATACTTCGCTTGAGAATTTGCGAATATCAGCAAATAAAAGATCAGAGTGTAATATATCTGATTTTCTAAGGCTTTCATATTTTGCTTTATAGCGAAGTGTAAGCTCTTTTAACTCATCAAATATAGCCTGTAAATCAGCTAAAATTTCATCTTCAAACTCGCTTAAATCCCGTCTAAATTTCTTAAAAATTTTAGCAAATTTCTCATCATTATATATAAGTTTGCCTAAAATCTCATCTCTATCAAGACTTACTCTTTCATACTCTACTTTCTCAAAGCTATTTTTGCTTAGTAGGCCATTTTTTTCTTTATAATATGCTGATTTTTCATTTTTTAAAGCACCATTAATCTCACCAGCTATTAATGCTGCATTTTGTTTGATTGCTTCAAAAAATATCTCAAATTTAGAGTTATATCTATCTTTTAACTCATTAAATTTTACACTTGTTCGGTCTTGAAATTTAGTAAAAATATTTGAAATTTCATCTAAAATTTCTATAAAATGTAGATTTTGATTTTGTGATGATATGAGTATATTTTTACATGTAGATTTTATAAAATTCTCTTTGGTATTTGCAATTCTATCTAAAAACTCAAATACCGCTTCAAATCCGCTATTTGGATTATTTTCTCTTTGTAGTTTAGCTGATATTGCAGCTACGGAGCTAAAGTGAGTTGAATATGTTGTATTAGCATGAGTAAGTACTCTAGCAATATCTTCATTGCTTAGTTTATCTTTTTGATTTAGTAGTGCAATTGCATTTTGTCTTAAATCATTTGGGATAGCGTTAAGCTCATCAAGTTCGCTTTTTCTAGCAGCATTATCAATAAGACTAATCCAAATAAGTGCTACAGCCTCTTTTAAAATCATTTTTGTCTCATAGGTATCAGCATCGCTTCTAGAGTTTAGTCCTGGAGTATCTATAAAGCTTATCTTTTTTAGTATCTCATTTGGAGCGTAGATTGTTAGATTTTTGACATCTTTTAAAGCGTGGCGTTGATCGACAAAGGCGCTAAGCTCATCAATATTTTTATACTCATCTCTACCATCATTGTGCAAAATTTTTAGCATATAGTTTGGTGCATATTTGATAAATGTAGGCTTTGCTGTAACTGGTACAACTCCAGTAGGCAAGATATCTGAGCCTAAAAGAGCATTTAAAAAACTAGATTTTCCACTACTAAATTGCCCTACAATAGCTACAAGCGGCGGCTCATGACCTAAAGTGCTAAGATAGTTTAATTTATCAATTAGCTCTTTGCTAGGGTGAAATTTAGGCTCACTAATAAGAGCAAAAAATCTCTCCAATTCTCCGATAAATCCATCATCAAAACTTATTTGATAAATTCTTTGGTACTCTTTTATAAACTCTTTTAGCATAGTTCTATCCTATTTTTAATCTCTTGACATTGTGCAATTTTGCTATCTATATCAGCTATTAGCTGTTCTTTATCTTTGATATTATCAAATGTTGATTTTGCTAGTAAATTTATTTGTCCTTCTTTTGTTTTTAAATGCTCTTTTATAGAGTCTAGCTCTGATTTTATGCTTGATATATACTCTTTTGTGCAAGTAGTTGCAAGCGTGCTAAGCTTATTTGGTAAATTTAAGTCTGCTATAAAATTATCAAAAATTATAGTCAAATTTGCACCTACATTTTCAATATTTTTATCACTTTTTATGGCTTTAATTACATCTTGATTTAGGATTTCATAGTTTATTTTAGGTAGATGCTCATCTATATAAGATCTAATATCGGGCAGATTTAAATTTGCATTTTTTGTTCCTAATTTTAACTCTAAAATTTTACTAGCTGAGTCTATATCTTTACTAATTTGCTGCTTGAAGTCTCTGAAAAAATCTATAAAAGAGTCATTAAATCCACTCTCAATTATAACTCCAAGTCGCGCAGTATCTAGTTTGATTTTTTTATTTGAGGCGTATTTTACATCACTTATTACTCTATCTTTAATCTTTGCACTTATAGCTTTTAGTGTAGCATTGCTATTTTCATTATCATAATTTAATCTCTTTAGTAGATTTTCAAGTTCGCTATTTATGCTATTTGTAAGGGAGTTTATCTCATCTATCTCATTTTGCAAAGAATTAGCAAGCTCTTTAGCAGTTGATGCATCTGAGGTTAGGGCTGTTTTTTGTGCTTTTAGATCATCATCTATTAGTTTTGTGATGTGAATTAACTCTTTTTTATAATTATCTATAATTAAAGTTGCTTTTTTTGAATTTGGACCAAAAAAGCTCTCATATAAGTAGTTTTTAAGCTCATCAATACCAATATTTTTAATCGCTGAGATGGTAAAAAACTTCGTATCATCAGCCAAACTCTCATCAAAGCCACACTCAGCAAGCTCGGTTTTAATGCTATTTTTAGTATAATTTAACACCTCTTTTATATCATTTTGGTTAAGTTTATCTACATGAGTAAGCCCAATTATAAGCCCGCCACTTTTACCATTTTTTAGTGTATTTACGATAAAAGCCATATCCTTTTTAGTTGCACTTTGGCTAGCGTTCATTAGGTGAAGTGTAAAATCACTTTGACTCATATAGTTTGCTGTTAAAATCTCACGAAGCACTACTGCATCATCAAGTCCTGGAGTATCAACTATATCAATTCCATCTTTTAATATATCAAGTTTAATGCCTAAAATAACCTCTTTTACCATTTTGCTAATCTCATTAGCAGCTGTAGTATAAGATTTTAACTCATCTATTGGAACGATTTTATCTTCTAATTTTTTTGGCTCTAGACCCATTGATTCTAGCTCATTTGGCGACCAAAAGCAGACCTTAGCATACTCATCTTGACTATATGTTAAAATGCTTAAATTTGCAGTTTCTGGGATATTTGATGCGCCTAGTATTTTTTTATTCATTAGTGCATTTAGAGTACTACTTTTACCAGCATTTATAACACCAGTAACTGCTATTTTAAATTTAGAATTATTAGCACTTTCATATGCATTGCTTAATCTTTTACTAACTTCGTTGAGTTTAAATTCGCTTAAGATTTGATGAATTTCATTTAATGTATGTAAATTTTTATGAAATGGCTGAGTTTCAGCACTATTTTGAATAGTAGGGTTTAATTCAAGATTATTTATAAAATCACTTATAAGATTATATCCATTAAAATCTATAATCTCATTTTTGGCTAATTCATTTAATCCATTTAATACTTTTTGATTATCTATTTTTATAGATTTTATAGCATTGATTATACCTATTTGACTTAATTGGACGCTATACTCGTTTAGATTTAAATTTGCTTTTGAAAATATATCTTTTAAGCTTTGAAGTTTGATTAATCTATCATAATTTCGTGGAGTAATAGATAGTATTATTGCTGCTTCATCGCTACTAAATTGGCTTATATGATTTTCATCAACATATAAAGCTTTAATTCCCCAAATTTGTTCTAATATTTCAACCATTTTTTACCTTTTTAACTCTTGATATTAATAAAATTAGACCCAAAATCAAAGCCAAACCAAATATAATAGCAGAAATTTGTGCCATATTAATTAGCTTTAAGTTTGGGATTAGATACCAGCCATTTTGATATAAATCTATCAAATAGGCTTGAAGTGGGTCAAATTTACTTCCAAGTGGCGGCTTAGGCATATCAAGGCCGCACTCTCCAGTTGCTTTAAATAGTGATGGCATAATCTCATCCCATGCAATTTGTAGCTCAAAAATAGGCCTATCAAGACAGCCTTTTACTCCAAATGGATTTGCATTGGCAATTGCTTGATGGATTGTATTTAGTTTTAAACTCTCTAAAAGACCACAAATCGCCCCATAACTAAAAACTAAAACCCCAAATATATAAAGTAAAATTTGCTTATAAAATATTGCTATAAAAATAGCTCCAAACCCAGCTATAATCATATAATATCGTATATAGATACACTGCACACATGGACGCATATATAGATAATTTTGAAATATAAAATGCGCCACGCCGACGCAAAAAAGCATAAAAACACCTATATAAATCCATAATCTTTTACTACTCATTTAATACCATTGTGTTGAATTTGGGCTTTATTATAACCAAAACTTGCTATAATTTTGTAAATTTAAAAGGCTAGAGTGGTTTGGATACCTTAAAATATCTGCAGTTTTACTTTGTTTTTGATAGAGTTGTGAGTGGCTATGATGATATTTTTGAGGCGATTGATGGTGAAATTTTAACTAAATTTGATAGTTTAAAAGATGAATTTAACTTTCTCCACCAAGAGGCTAAAAATTTTTTAATTCGCCTTGCAAAGGGTGATAGAAAGCGTTTTGTAGCTAGTAAATACCTATCAAGATCGCTAAGTAGTGTAATAATTAATGAGCTAGTAAATAAAGGTTTTATTATATTTGAAAGATCAAAAGAGATAAAACCTATTAAAAATCGTAAAGAGAAGTTAAAAAAAGAGCTTCGCAGATATCAAATTCAAGATAAAATTCACTTTACAAAGCGTTTTTATAGATTTTGGTTTAGATTTATTGAGCCAAATTTAGATTTATTGTATAAAAATCAAAAAGATGATGTATTAAATGAGATAAAAAATAAATTTGATCACTATTGTTCTTTAGAGTTTGAGCTTGCTTGTATCAATCTTTTATCAAAAAATTTAAATATCCCAAAAGATGAGATTTCTAGCTATTGGGATAAGGAAAATGAGATTGATATTTATGCTAATTATGATGGGTTTGTAATTGTAGCTGAAGCAAAGTATAAAGAGCGTAAAATATGCAAAAATATACTAAATTTGCTAATTCAAAAATGTGAAAAATCTAAAATAAATTGGGATAAAATAGCACTATTTTCAAAATCAAGCTTTAGTAATGAGTTGCTAGGATTAAAGGATAATAGGGTTATTTTATTTGAACTTGATGATTTTAAGGATTTATATGAATGAGAATACTAAAAGCATAGAAGATGGATTAAAAAGCTTAATAGAACAGACATATTTAATAGAAAAAGAGTATAAGATATTGGGTGAATCATATGCAAACTTACAAAAATTCACCCAGGGAATAGTAGAGAGTTTGGGCGCATCTTTATGGACGATTAATAGTGCTGGTGAGGTTGTATTAAGCAATGAAAAAGCTAAGCAGATCATGGAAATTTTGCCAAGTATAAATATGCAAAAAAGCACGCAAGAAGTTGAATTTCAAGGCAGAGTTTATGCTATTAAAATTACCCATAGTATGCAAAATCAAATAATTTTAGCTACTGATATAACTGATGAAAAAAGATCTGCAAGATTAGTTTCTATGGGTGCTGTAGCTGCACATTTATCTCATGAGATTCGCAATCCTATAGGCTCTATCTCTTTGCTTACTAGTACGCTTTTAAAACGGATTGATGATAGAAATCGCCCACTTATAGAAGAGATAAAAAAGGCAATTTATAGGGTTGAGAGAATAATTAAAGCAACTTTGCTTTTTACCAAAGGTGTTCAAATTAGCATAAGTGAAATCGAGCTTAATAAACTCCAAGATATGTGCAAAGAAGCAATTGGACAGTATGCATTTAGTAAAGATATTGAGTTTGAGTTTAGCGGGTTTGATGGGATTATACGCGGAGATGCTAACTTGCTTGATTTGGTCTTTAGTAATTTTATATTTAATGCAATTGACGCTATTGAAGAGAGTGATGATGATAGCGGAGTAGTTAGCATAGAGCATAAATTTGAAAATGGTATGCATAATTTTTATATCAGTGATAGTGGAGTTAAACTACCTAGCGGAGCAATATTTGAGCCATTTAAAACTACAAAATTAAAAGGTAATGGACTAGGCCTTGCTCTTAGTTTGGAGATAATTAATGCGCACAAAGGCTCAGTTGCGGTTCAAAATGAGCCAAAACTTTTTACAATTAGCCTACCTTAAAAGTGCTTTTTAAGCAAATTTGGAGTAAATTTAACAAATTTTTACATATTAAGGATATAGTGATGATACAAACCTGCCTTTTTCCTGCAGCTGGATATGGGACTAGATTTTTACCAGCGACTAAGAGCTTACCAAAGGAGATGCTACCTATACTTACTAAACCATTAATTCATTATGGTGTAGATGAAGCTAGAGAAGCTGGTATGAATAATATGGCCTTTGTTACTGGTCGTGGCAAGAGGGCTTTAGAAGATTATTTTGATATTAGCTATGAACTAGAACATCAAATCTCAGGCACAAATAAAGAGTATTTACTAACTGATATTAGAGAGCTTATGGATCATTGTTCATTTAGCTTTACTCGTCAAACTCATATGAGAGGTCTTGGCGATGCAATTCATAGCGGTAAGGGGCTTGTAGGAGATGAGGCATTTGGTGTAATTTTAGCTGATGATTTGTGCGTTAATGAAGATGGCGAAAATGTCCTAGCTCAAATGGTAAAAATTTACGAAAAATATCGTTGTAGCATAGTAGCAGTGATGGAAGTACCAAAAGAAACTATAAGCAGCTATGGCGTTATAGATGGTAAATTTATAGAAGATGATCTAATAATGGTAAATGATATGATAGAAAAGCCAGATCCAAAAGATGCACCAACAAATTTAGCAATAATTGGCAGATACATTTTAACTCCAGATATTTTTGAGATTATAGAAAATACAAATCCAGGAAAAAATGGAGAGATACAAATTACAGACGCACTTCTTAAACAGGCTAAAAATGGTATGGTCTTAGCTTATAAATTTAAAGGTAGAAGATTTGATTGTGGTAGTGTAGCTGGATATGTAGAAGCGACTAATTTCTTCTATGAGCATGAATATGGTAAAAAATAATCTTAAATTTAACAGACAAAATATATCTTCTATTAGCAGCTATACAAGGCGTATGAATGATGAGATTAAAGGTGATGATATAGGGTATTATCACCTTCCTAGTTTAGGAATGGATATAGTTAGCAAGATAGAAGAGATAGCTAAGCGTGATTTTGATAGTGTAGTGCTTGTAGGAGTAGGTGGAAGCTCTCTTGGAGTTAAAGCGCTATATGATATGTTAAATTTACAAAAAGAGCTTATATTTTTAGATAATCTTGATCCATATAGTATAGAGCAAAACAGCACTAAGATTAATCCTAACAGATCTATATTTATAATATCTAGCAAGTCTGGAACTACCATTGAGACGATATCTATATATAAATATATTTTGGAAAAATTTAATATCAAAAGCTATGAAAACTTTATATTTATCACCGATCCTAATAGCCCGCTTGAATCATATGCTAAAAAGATAGGTGCTATTATATTTAATATTCCAAAAAATGTAGGTGGCAGATTTAGTGTGCTTTCAGCTATTGGACTTGTGCCACTTGGTTTGTGTGGAGCTGATATTAAAGATTTACTAGCTGGAGCAAATAGTGCTAAAGAGCAGTATTTAGATAATGGCGATGATGGAGTATTGCAAAAGGCCTATCATTACGCCACACATAGTAGTGCTAAGATAAATGTGCTATTTAGTTATAGTGATAGATTAACAAGCTTTAATGAGTGGTATGTGCAGTTATGGGCTGAGAGTTTAGGGAAAAAACGTGGGTATAAAAGAGTTGGTTTGACTCCTGTTGGTCTAGTAGGTAGCAAAGATCAACACTCATTTTTACAACTTATAATGGAGGGTGTAAAAGACAAGACAGTAACATTTATTACTATAAAAGATCACAACAGCACTATATCTGTGCCAAATTTAAAATTAAATTTTTTAGATGGGTGTGATTTTGTAAATAGCAAAAGTATAGCTGAGGTTTTTAATGCTCAAGCGCATTCTACTATGCAGGCTTTGGCTAGTGAGATGATTAGTATTGATGAGTTAGTTATTGATAGGCTTGATGAGTGGCATTGTGGTTGGTTAATATACTATTACGAGCTACTTACTAGCGCAACTGGATTAATGCTAGGTATTAATACTTACGACCAGCCAGGCGTAGAAGCTGGTAAGAGAATACTTAAAAAGCTATTAGAGAGTAAAGAGAGTTGAATTTAACTTAAATAGTAAAATATTCTAAATAATAAAAATTATTATTTACTTTATACTTTTTTAAGTTAATTCTGTGTATAATTACACAACTTAAATATAAAGGATAAAAAATGAAAAATGTAGTAACACAACTTAACCAACTTCAAGCTGATGCACATAGCTTGTTTGTAGCTTTCCATGATTATCACTGGAATGTAAAAGGTTTGCAATTCTTTTCAATTCATGAATATACTGAAAAAGAGTATAATGAACTTGCTGAGCTTTTTGATGAGATGGCTGAGCGTGCTATTCAACTAGGCGGCAAAGCAATTACAAAAACTGATGAGCTTTTAAAAGTTGCTAAAGCTCCAGTAGTTAGCAAAGATAGCTATACTCCAGTAGAAGTAATTGAAGCTTTAAAAGATGCTTTTGTTTATCTATTGGCTGAGTTTAAAAAACTTGAAGAGATTGCTGAAAGTGCAGGTGATAATACAACTGTAGCTATAGCACAAGAAAATTATGCAAGTCTAGAGAAAAAAATCTGGATGATTAAGGCTACTTTAGCATAATTTAATAAGAGTGGCTCATAAGCCACTCAAATTATTATTTTTTAACTGCTTCGATATCGATATTTATCTTAATTTTATCGCCAAGTGCAACTGTGCTAGACTCTGGAGCAAAGTTAAAATCACTTCTTTTAATTTCGCCTTCTAGGCTAAATCCTATGATTTCAACACCTTTTCTATTTTTACCTGTACCACTAAATTCATAATCAAGCTCAACTGGTCTTGTAACATCTCTAATGGTTAGATCGCCTTTGATTTTACCTTCTCCATCGCCTTCATTTTCAAAGCTTTTCATTGTGAATTTGATTTGTGGAAATTTTGCACTATCAAAGAAATCTGCCTTTTGAAGGTGAGCATCACGACCATCGTTGTTTGTATTTATTGAATTAACATCAATTGTAGCTGTAAGGCTAGATGGAATTTTGTTTGTGATATCTACTTCACCAGCAAATTTGCCAAATGAACCAGTTACATTACTAACTTGCAGGTGTTTGATTTTAAAAGTTGTACTAGAATGTGCTGTATCAACGCTATAAACTGTGGCATTTGCCGCACCAAAAAGCAGACCTAAAGCTGCAACTGAAGTCAATATTTGTTTTTTCATATTTTCTCCTTTTGAGTTTATAAATTTGATTATATTTAGCTAAAAATAATATATCTTAAATAATACAAATTTAATCAAAAAGTTTATGCAATCTAGAGCTTAATAACTTAGCAAACTCATCTATTTTAATATCTCTTGGACTACTTTCTCTTTGTTTTTTGCCCCATAAAGACTCTGGAAAGTACTCATCATCTTTAAATCTAGCTTGAATATGTATATGGACTCTAGGTAGATAATTAGCAAAACTTGCCCAATTAATCTTATCAGGGTTATAAAACTCTATCATAGCCTTTTCACACTCAAGGGCTGCTTCAAATAGTCTTTTGCAAGTAGCACTATCACAGTGGCTAATCTCTTTAAATTCTTCTTTGGTAAAGATTTTTACCCATGGCAAAGAATTTGCTTCAATCTCGATATAGATAAACTCATCACTATAAATCATATTTTAACCTTTATAAAATTTAGTAAATTATATCAAATTTATCGCTATTTTATAGGAGTTTTGATAAGATGACGCTATTAAAATAATAAGGTTAAAAGTGAAAAGCTGTATAGTTGTATATGATGGGATAAATATTCTTAGTTTTGCTAAGATTTATGATATTTTTGCACGGTGTGGAATTGAGTTTGTAGTAGTTGGATTTAGATGTGATGCTGCTGATGAGATAGGGATTAAATTGCCTATGCATACGAGTTCAGAATCTTTATATGGATATGATATTGTAGCAATTCCAGGTGGAAAAGGTGCAGAAATTTGGGCTGATGATGGGATATTTTTAAGCTGGATGAAAAGTAGTGCTGAATCAAAATATATAATATCGCTAGATAATGGTGATAAAATTTTAGATGGTGCAAATTTAAATGGGCATAAATTTAACTCAGATGAGGCGATGATAGAGTGGATAAAGAACAAAGCATAATATCAAATTTTGCCAATAATCTAAATGGTGATGATGGTGCTATCATCGGTGATATGGTATATAGCAAGGATATGTTTGTAGAAGATATTCATTTTAAATCGCATTGGTTAAGTCCAAAACAGATTGGTAAAAAGGCTATGATAGTAAATCTAAGCGACGCAATTGCTATGAACGCTACGCCAAAATATGCGCTTTTAGGCTTGGGATTACCTAAGAATTTAAGCAATAAATATATTAAA of Campylobacter vicugnae contains these proteins:
- a CDS encoding glucose-6-phosphate isomerase; protein product: MVKNNLKFNRQNISSISSYTRRMNDEIKGDDIGYYHLPSLGMDIVSKIEEIAKRDFDSVVLVGVGGSSLGVKALYDMLNLQKELIFLDNLDPYSIEQNSTKINPNRSIFIISSKSGTTIETISIYKYILEKFNIKSYENFIFITDPNSPLESYAKKIGAIIFNIPKNVGGRFSVLSAIGLVPLGLCGADIKDLLAGANSAKEQYLDNGDDGVLQKAYHYATHSSAKINVLFSYSDRLTSFNEWYVQLWAESLGKKRGYKRVGLTPVGLVGSKDQHSFLQLIMEGVKDKTVTFITIKDHNSTISVPNLKLNFLDGCDFVNSKSIAEVFNAQAHSTMQALASEMISIDELVIDRLDEWHCGWLIYYYELLTSATGLMLGINTYDQPGVEAGKRILKKLLESKES
- the galU gene encoding UTP--glucose-1-phosphate uridylyltransferase GalU, with the protein product MIQTCLFPAAGYGTRFLPATKSLPKEMLPILTKPLIHYGVDEAREAGMNNMAFVTGRGKRALEDYFDISYELEHQISGTNKEYLLTDIRELMDHCSFSFTRQTHMRGLGDAIHSGKGLVGDEAFGVILADDLCVNEDGENVLAQMVKIYEKYRCSIVAVMEVPKETISSYGVIDGKFIEDDLIMVNDMIEKPDPKDAPTNLAIIGRYILTPDIFEIIENTNPGKNGEIQITDALLKQAKNGMVLAYKFKGRRFDCGSVAGYVEATNFFYEHEYGKK
- a CDS encoding Dps family protein → MKNVVTQLNQLQADAHSLFVAFHDYHWNVKGLQFFSIHEYTEKEYNELAELFDEMAERAIQLGGKAITKTDELLKVAKAPVVSKDSYTPVEVIEALKDAFVYLLAEFKKLEEIAESAGDNTTVAIAQENYASLEKKIWMIKATLA
- a CDS encoding HIT family protein, coding for MIYSDEFIYIEIEANSLPWVKIFTKEEFKEISHCDSATCKRLFEAALECEKAMIEFYNPDKINWASFANYLPRVHIHIQARFKDDEYFPESLWGKKQRESSPRDIKIDEFAKLLSSRLHKLFD
- a CDS encoding YceI family protein; its protein translation is MKKQILTSVAALGLLFGAANATVYSVDTAHSSTTFKIKHLQVSNVTGSFGKFAGEVDITNKIPSSLTATIDVNSINTNNDGRDAHLQKADFFDSAKFPQIKFTMKSFENEGDGEGKIKGDLTIRDVTRPVELDYEFSGTGKNRKGVEIIGFSLEGEIKRSDFNFAPESSTVALGDKIKINIDIEAVKK
- a CDS encoding sensor histidine kinase, whose product is MNENTKSIEDGLKSLIEQTYLIEKEYKILGESYANLQKFTQGIVESLGASLWTINSAGEVVLSNEKAKQIMEILPSINMQKSTQEVEFQGRVYAIKITHSMQNQIILATDITDEKRSARLVSMGAVAAHLSHEIRNPIGSISLLTSTLLKRIDDRNRPLIEEIKKAIYRVERIIKATLLFTKGVQISISEIELNKLQDMCKEAIGQYAFSKDIEFEFSGFDGIIRGDANLLDLVFSNFIFNAIDAIEESDDDSGVVSIEHKFENGMHNFYISDSGVKLPSGAIFEPFKTTKLKGNGLGLALSLEIINAHKGSVAVQNEPKLFTISLP
- a CDS encoding type 1 glutamine amidotransferase family protein — translated: MKSCIVVYDGINILSFAKIYDIFARCGIEFVVVGFRCDAADEIGIKLPMHTSSESLYGYDIVAIPGGKGAEIWADDGIFLSWMKSSAESKYIISLDNGDKILDGANLNGHKFNSDEAMIEWIKNKA